One Brachybacterium kimchii genomic window carries:
- a CDS encoding aldo/keto reductase produces MKHRSLGRTGIQVSPFALGAMMFSSFGNGDQQEVDAMVGRALDAGINLVDTADAYGESEEMLGRALRGRRDEVVLASKFGRPLDEDPNHRGGSRRWIMTAIENSLRRLGTDHLDLLQMHRPDPATDIQETLSALTDLVRSGKVRAIGTSDMPASEIVEAQWVARDRGLERFRTEQPHYSLLDRTVEREVLPVAERYGMGTIIWSPLASGMLTGRARRGQQSDLRRTQMFAALRDPRRIDAVEDLLALAQDSGLTLTHMALAFVIAHPGVSAAIIGPRTMEHLEDSLAAAEVELTDDVLDRIDEIVAPGTGVGRMDQEYSTPPILDPTLRRRSAGSRAAA; encoded by the coding sequence ATGAAGCACCGCTCGCTCGGCCGCACAGGGATCCAGGTCTCGCCCTTCGCCCTCGGCGCCATGATGTTCAGCTCGTTCGGCAACGGCGACCAGCAGGAGGTGGACGCGATGGTGGGGCGCGCGCTGGATGCGGGCATCAACCTCGTCGACACCGCCGACGCCTACGGCGAGTCCGAGGAGATGCTCGGTCGCGCGCTGCGCGGCCGCCGCGACGAGGTGGTCCTCGCCTCGAAGTTCGGGCGTCCGCTCGACGAGGACCCCAACCACCGCGGCGGGTCCCGCCGCTGGATCATGACGGCGATCGAGAACTCGCTGCGCCGCCTGGGGACGGATCATCTGGACCTGCTGCAGATGCACCGCCCGGACCCGGCCACCGACATCCAGGAGACCCTCTCCGCGCTCACCGATCTGGTGCGCAGCGGGAAGGTGCGCGCGATCGGGACCTCCGACATGCCGGCGTCGGAGATCGTCGAGGCGCAGTGGGTGGCCCGCGATCGCGGGCTCGAGCGCTTCCGCACCGAGCAGCCGCACTACTCCCTGCTGGACCGCACGGTGGAGCGCGAGGTGCTCCCCGTCGCCGAGCGCTACGGCATGGGCACGATCATCTGGAGCCCGCTGGCCAGCGGCATGCTCACCGGCAGGGCGCGGCGGGGGCAGCAGAGCGACCTGCGCCGCACGCAGATGTTCGCGGCGCTCCGGGACCCGCGGCGCATCGACGCCGTGGAGGATCTGCTCGCCCTCGCTCAGGACTCCGGACTCACGCTCACGCACATGGCGCTCGCCTTCGTGATCGCCCATCCGGGCGTCAGCGCCGCGATCATCGGTCCCCGCACCATGGAGCACCTCGAGGACTCGCTCGCCGCCGCGGAGGTCGAGCTGACGGACGACGTCCTGGACCGCATCGACGAGATCGTCGCACCCGGGACGGGCGTGGGGCGCATGGACCAGGAGTACAGCACTCCCCCGATCCTGGATCCGACGCTGCGTCGCCGCTCGGCCGGGAGCCGTGCCGCGGCCTGA
- a CDS encoding metal-sensitive transcriptional regulator, with product MNGYSEDKAALERRMKRIEGQVRGVAKMIEDDRYCIDVLTQISAVSRALENVALELLDDHLGHCVADAVKGGGANADEKIEEATEAIRRLVRS from the coding sequence ATGAACGGGTACAGCGAGGACAAGGCGGCTCTCGAGCGCCGCATGAAGCGCATCGAGGGCCAGGTGCGCGGCGTCGCCAAGATGATCGAGGACGACCGCTACTGCATCGACGTGCTGACCCAGATCTCCGCCGTCAGCCGGGCGCTCGAGAACGTCGCCCTCGAGCTGCTGGACGATCACCTGGGCCACTGCGTCGCCGACGCCGTCAAGGGCGGCGGGGCGAACGCGGACGAGAAGATCGAGGAGGCCACCGAGGCGATCCGTCGTCTCGTGCGGTCCTGA
- a CDS encoding LLM class flavin-dependent oxidoreductase — MSKQIRFNAFDMNCVAHQSPGLWRCPGDQSWRYKDIEYWQDIARIAERGLFDAVFIADVLGTYDVFDGNDLAAIRQGAQVPVNDPVQLAAVGAAVTEHVGFGITAGTAFEHPVPFARRLSTLDHLTKGRVGWNVVTGYLPSAAKNLGQHDLVEHDARYDHADEYLEVIYKLLEGSWEDDAVVRDAESGVFTIPEKVHHIGHHGTFFDVPGIHLSEPSPQRTPVVFQAGASPRGVRFAAENAEAIFIGGPTKEIARSTVQRIRKALVDAGRGRYDAKIYLLSTIITDETAAGARAKHADLLSYASVEGTEVFFSGWLGVDFAAYDLDQPLGAVQSNAIQSALAAFQGDNERGETWTVRDIVRLGGIGGQGQVFVGSPSEIADTLVDIVEETDVDGFNLAYATTPGTFEDVVDLVVPELQRRGVYPQEYAPGTLRHKLLGAGDRLPANHRGAQYRVGGPLSTIDDVTGTGRPDPASGPGPTTA, encoded by the coding sequence ATGAGCAAGCAGATCCGCTTCAACGCCTTCGACATGAACTGCGTCGCCCACCAGTCGCCGGGACTCTGGCGCTGTCCCGGGGACCAGTCCTGGCGCTACAAGGACATCGAGTACTGGCAGGACATCGCGCGGATCGCCGAGCGCGGACTGTTCGACGCCGTGTTCATCGCCGACGTGCTGGGCACCTACGACGTCTTCGACGGCAACGACCTGGCCGCGATCCGCCAGGGCGCGCAGGTGCCCGTGAACGATCCGGTGCAGCTCGCGGCGGTCGGGGCGGCCGTCACCGAGCACGTGGGCTTCGGGATCACCGCGGGCACCGCCTTCGAGCACCCGGTGCCCTTCGCCCGGCGCCTGTCGACCCTCGACCACCTCACCAAGGGCCGGGTGGGATGGAACGTCGTCACCGGCTACCTGCCCTCGGCCGCGAAGAACCTCGGCCAGCACGACCTGGTCGAGCACGACGCGCGCTACGACCACGCCGACGAGTACCTCGAGGTGATCTATAAGCTCCTCGAGGGCTCCTGGGAGGACGACGCCGTGGTCCGCGACGCCGAGTCCGGCGTGTTCACGATCCCCGAGAAGGTGCACCACATCGGGCACCACGGCACCTTCTTCGATGTCCCCGGCATCCACCTCTCGGAGCCCTCGCCCCAGCGCACCCCCGTGGTCTTCCAAGCCGGTGCCTCCCCGCGAGGCGTGCGCTTCGCGGCCGAGAACGCCGAGGCGATCTTCATCGGCGGCCCCACCAAGGAGATCGCCCGCAGCACCGTCCAGCGCATCCGGAAGGCGCTCGTGGACGCAGGCCGCGGGCGCTATGACGCCAAGATCTATCTGCTCAGCACGATCATCACCGACGAGACGGCGGCCGGGGCCCGCGCGAAGCACGCGGATCTGCTCTCCTATGCGAGCGTCGAGGGCACCGAGGTGTTCTTCTCCGGCTGGCTCGGCGTGGACTTCGCCGCCTACGACCTCGACCAGCCGCTGGGCGCCGTGCAGTCCAACGCCATCCAGTCCGCGCTCGCCGCCTTCCAGGGCGACAACGAGCGCGGGGAGACCTGGACGGTCCGCGACATCGTGCGGCTCGGCGGCATCGGAGGCCAGGGGCAGGTCTTCGTCGGCTCGCCCTCGGAGATCGCCGACACCCTCGTCGACATCGTCGAGGAGACCGACGTCGACGGCTTCAACCTCGCCTACGCGACCACGCCGGGAACCTTCGAGGACGTCGTGGACCTGGTGGTGCCGGAGCTGCAGCGCCGCGGGGTCTACCCGCAGGAGTACGCGCCGGGGACGCTGCGCCACAAGCTGCTCGGGGCGGGGGACCGCCTGCCCGCGAACCATCGCGGCGCGCAGTACCGGGTCGGCGGGCCGCTCTCGACGATCGACGACGTCACGGGGACGGGCAGGCCCGACCCGGCCTCCGGTCCCGGCCCGACGACCGCCTGA
- a CDS encoding acyl-CoA dehydrogenase family protein → MTSPKEAEKIAQRFREVFARIAPGAVERESEHRLPREEVAELAALGFGALRIPIADGGAGLSIPQAARIWVDAAAADSSLPQIFRGQFAIVEDRVHTSDDSREDWLRRFLDGEIVGNSWSEASGSTTASPSTRLVSTPQGLRLRGRKYYTTGSIFAQWTDATAADDSGETVAVLVPTDDPGLSVSDDWNGFGQQLTGTGTIVFDDVPVDPGNVIVLTDRFSYQTALYQLVLLVVQAGIARRAAEDAADAVRARTRVYSHGLASRARDDGQILAVIGQVRSAAFAAEAVVDRAAAALQRASDLEPERGSEAQRAALAEAELATAEGQVVLAELVPEAVTRLFNALGASGTSTDLGLDRHWRNTRTVSSHNPVIYKQRIIGDHLVNGADPLRLWGVGTAVAADGQGATADPAPEHRPGETREAVARA, encoded by the coding sequence GTGACCTCACCGAAAGAAGCAGAGAAGATCGCGCAGAGGTTCCGCGAGGTCTTCGCGCGGATCGCCCCAGGCGCCGTGGAGCGCGAGAGCGAGCACCGGCTGCCGCGCGAGGAGGTCGCCGAGCTCGCGGCCCTCGGGTTCGGCGCCCTGCGCATCCCGATCGCCGACGGCGGCGCGGGACTGAGCATCCCGCAGGCCGCCCGCATCTGGGTGGACGCCGCCGCGGCGGACTCGAGCCTGCCGCAGATCTTCCGCGGCCAGTTCGCGATCGTGGAGGACCGCGTGCACACGAGCGACGACTCGCGCGAGGACTGGCTGCGCCGCTTCCTCGACGGCGAGATCGTCGGCAACTCCTGGAGCGAGGCCTCGGGCTCCACGACCGCGAGCCCCTCGACCCGCCTGGTCTCCACGCCGCAGGGGCTGCGTCTGCGCGGCCGGAAGTACTACACGACCGGCAGCATCTTCGCCCAGTGGACCGATGCCACCGCGGCCGACGACTCCGGCGAGACCGTCGCGGTCCTCGTGCCCACGGACGATCCCGGCCTGAGCGTGAGCGACGACTGGAACGGCTTCGGGCAGCAGCTCACCGGCACCGGCACGATCGTGTTCGACGACGTGCCCGTCGATCCCGGGAACGTCATCGTGCTCACGGACCGCTTCAGCTACCAGACGGCGCTCTACCAGCTCGTCCTCCTCGTGGTGCAGGCGGGCATCGCACGCCGGGCCGCCGAGGACGCGGCCGACGCCGTCCGCGCCCGCACGCGCGTGTACAGCCACGGCCTCGCCTCCCGGGCACGGGACGACGGTCAGATCCTCGCCGTGATCGGGCAGGTCCGCTCCGCGGCCTTCGCCGCCGAAGCCGTCGTCGACCGCGCCGCCGCAGCGCTCCAGCGCGCCTCCGACCTCGAGCCCGAGCGCGGCTCCGAGGCGCAGCGGGCGGCCCTCGCCGAGGCCGAGCTCGCCACCGCCGAGGGCCAGGTCGTGCTCGCCGAGCTCGTCCCCGAGGCCGTGACCCGGCTCTTCAACGCCCTGGGCGCCTCCGGCACGAGCACCGACCTGGGCCTCGACCGCCACTGGCGCAACACACGCACGGTCTCCTCCCACAACCCGGTGATCTACAAGCAGCGCATCATCGGCGACCACCTGGTCAACGGCGCGGATCCCCTCCGTCTCTGGGGCGTCGGCACGGCTGTCGCAGCGGACGGACAGGGGGCGACGGCCGATCCCGCCCCGGAGCATCGCCCCGGCGAGACCCGAGAGGCGGTCGCCCGCGCATGA
- a CDS encoding VOC family protein, whose product MGHVHSIGGFFLRATDPQRLTTWYRDVLGLDIDENGLWHQQAGPTVFAAFPQDTDYFGDSGQTAMLNLRVDDLDALRARLRRTGADVEDAVQEMEGAGRFGWVRDPEGNRIELWEPASLRS is encoded by the coding sequence ATGGGACATGTGCACAGCATCGGCGGCTTCTTCCTGCGCGCCACGGATCCGCAGCGCCTCACCACCTGGTATCGGGACGTGCTGGGACTCGACATCGACGAGAACGGACTGTGGCACCAGCAGGCGGGGCCGACGGTCTTCGCCGCCTTCCCGCAGGACACCGACTACTTCGGCGACTCGGGGCAGACGGCCATGCTCAACCTGCGCGTCGACGACCTGGACGCCCTGCGCGCGCGGCTCCGCAGGACCGGAGCGGACGTGGAGGACGCGGTGCAGGAGATGGAGGGCGCAGGACGCTTCGGATGGGTGCGCGATCCCGAGGGGAACCGCATCGAGCTGTGGGAGCCGGCGTCGCTGCGCTCGTGA
- a CDS encoding SOS response-associated peptidase, protein MCGRFVLDFDEAGLLRAYVATKADQDGPDWSPAYSIAPSTLAPVVREHYDEDGELRRTLEPARWGLHPSWAKDKGPRPINARFETVTTNGMFRGPFASARVVVPMNGYYEWVEQADGAKQPFYVHAEHAGLLHAAGLASARKDGEAWQVSFTIITREAKDAAGDVHDRMPAYLPEDMLGRWLAPEKLEGEEKDALQHELGEASDEIATTLVTHPVDRQVNSVRKIDRTDPSLIEPIELD, encoded by the coding sequence ATGTGCGGACGGTTCGTGCTCGACTTCGACGAGGCGGGGCTGCTGCGCGCCTACGTCGCCACCAAGGCGGACCAGGACGGCCCGGACTGGTCGCCGGCCTACTCGATCGCTCCGTCGACCCTCGCGCCCGTCGTCCGCGAGCACTATGACGAGGACGGCGAACTGCGCCGCACCCTCGAACCCGCGCGCTGGGGCCTGCACCCCTCCTGGGCGAAGGACAAGGGGCCCCGCCCCATCAACGCGCGCTTCGAGACGGTGACAACCAACGGCATGTTCCGCGGTCCCTTCGCGAGCGCCCGCGTGGTGGTCCCGATGAACGGCTACTACGAGTGGGTCGAGCAGGCCGACGGCGCCAAACAGCCCTTCTACGTGCACGCCGAGCACGCCGGTCTGCTGCACGCCGCCGGTCTCGCCTCCGCCCGGAAGGACGGCGAGGCCTGGCAGGTCTCCTTCACGATCATCACCCGCGAGGCGAAGGACGCCGCGGGCGACGTCCACGACCGCATGCCCGCCTACCTGCCGGAGGACATGCTCGGGCGCTGGCTCGCACCCGAGAAGCTCGAGGGCGAGGAGAAGGACGCACTGCAGCACGAGCTCGGCGAGGCCTCCGACGAGATCGCGACGACCCTGGTCACCCATCCCGTGGACCGCCAGGTCAACAGCGTCCGGAAGATCGACCGCACCGACCCCTCGCTCATCGAGCCCATCGAGCTGGACTGA
- a CDS encoding inositol monophosphatase family protein, whose amino-acid sequence MTAPEELLEAAEAAASLAADYVRGLDRTALQREYKNDSHDIVTAHDRACEEIIVRELARRVPGARVIGEEGGERPGAGADGGASDSEITFYVDPIDGTSNFAAGLPLFCVSIGVAVGGELVAGVVDAPVLGEVIGAADGPVRLNGVEIAGRPTLAAKDALVLTGYPGYRAYSELPELSAAHGRRLSDGVSAVRHLGSAALELAYVALGRADATMLPSINAWDVAAGFHLVQSAGGSLRTWPGTTGQGRPVQEQPAYVACTGRERLAVLDELMDEVQAARDERVA is encoded by the coding sequence GTGACCGCACCCGAGGAGCTTCTGGAGGCGGCCGAGGCCGCCGCGTCCCTCGCCGCCGACTACGTGAGGGGCCTGGATCGCACCGCCCTGCAGCGGGAGTACAAGAACGACAGTCACGACATCGTGACCGCCCACGATCGCGCGTGCGAGGAGATCATCGTGCGCGAGCTCGCGCGCCGCGTGCCCGGCGCCCGCGTGATCGGCGAGGAGGGCGGCGAGCGGCCCGGCGCCGGGGCCGACGGCGGCGCCTCCGACTCCGAGATCACCTTCTACGTCGACCCGATCGACGGGACCAGCAACTTCGCGGCCGGGCTGCCGTTGTTCTGCGTCTCGATCGGGGTCGCCGTCGGCGGAGAGCTGGTCGCGGGAGTGGTCGACGCGCCCGTGCTCGGCGAGGTGATCGGCGCGGCCGACGGACCGGTGCGGCTCAACGGGGTCGAGATCGCCGGGCGCCCGACCCTCGCCGCGAAGGACGCGCTCGTCCTCACCGGCTACCCGGGGTACCGCGCCTACAGCGAGCTTCCCGAGCTGTCCGCGGCGCACGGACGGCGCCTGTCCGACGGGGTCTCGGCGGTCCGCCACCTGGGCTCGGCCGCGCTCGAGCTCGCGTACGTGGCGCTGGGCCGCGCCGATGCGACGATGCTGCCCTCGATCAACGCCTGGGACGTCGCCGCCGGATTCCACCTGGTCCAGAGCGCGGGCGGCAGCCTGCGCACGTGGCCCGGGACCACGGGACAGGGGCGGCCCGTGCAGGAGCAGCCCGCATACGTCGCGTGCACCGGCCGCGAGCGCCTCGCAGTGCTCGACGAGCTCATGGACGAGGTGCAGGCGGCCCGCGACGAGCGGGTCGCGTGA
- a CDS encoding GNAT family N-acetyltransferase produces the protein MPPVWPLVLSDAELTLRPLRRRDRRAFETLLVRNREWLSPWDATDPERRRPRPTHAELLRWSEREGRAGRHLSLLLCADGRPTGQVSAGPILYGAQSSATIGYWIDHARAGRGYAPRGVALLVDHLFAEVGLHRVEINIRPENEASLRVARKLHLREEGLRERFIHVDGAFRDHLSFALTADEVETDERGRGVLARYRREHMGATGAS, from the coding sequence ATGCCCCCTGTCTGGCCGCTCGTGCTCTCGGATGCGGAACTCACCCTGCGTCCGCTGCGCCGTCGCGACCGCCGTGCCTTCGAGACGCTGCTGGTGCGCAACCGTGAATGGCTCTCGCCCTGGGACGCGACGGACCCCGAGCGCCGTCGGCCCCGGCCCACCCATGCGGAGTTGCTGCGCTGGTCGGAGCGGGAGGGGCGCGCCGGCCGCCACCTCAGCCTGCTGCTGTGCGCGGACGGCCGACCCACGGGCCAGGTGAGCGCGGGACCGATCCTGTACGGCGCGCAGTCCTCGGCGACGATCGGCTACTGGATCGACCACGCGCGCGCCGGCCGCGGGTATGCGCCGCGCGGCGTCGCCCTGCTCGTCGACCATCTCTTCGCCGAGGTCGGGCTGCACCGGGTGGAGATCAACATCCGCCCCGAGAACGAGGCCAGCCTGCGGGTCGCCCGCAAGCTCCACCTGCGCGAGGAGGGGCTGCGCGAGCGGTTCATCCACGTCGACGGCGCCTTCCGCGACCACCTGAGCTTCGCCCTCACGGCGGACGAGGTCGAGACCGACGAGCGCGGCAGGGGAGTGCTCGCGCGGTATCGGCGCGAACACATGGGCGCCACGGGCGCGTCGTGA
- a CDS encoding 5-formyltetrahydrofolate cyclo-ligase: protein MEENSQQAPAVRKRALRTGLRTERAATAHRSPDEDARLAGRADEVLALLPRATGRLRIAAFDPTPTEPDVRMLLRMLADRGHRILLPVHAGEGIDWAAWDGTSPLSPPPARGFGREPSGPREGADALARTDLVLAPALAVDRSGTRLGHGGGYYDRALDHARTAVVVAVVHPWEVLAPDALPREAHDRPAHAVLTTDGVERLGS from the coding sequence GTGGAGGAGAACTCTCAGCAGGCCCCAGCCGTGCGCAAGCGGGCCCTGCGCACGGGACTGCGCACCGAGCGCGCCGCGACCGCCCATCGCTCACCCGACGAGGACGCGCGACTCGCGGGCCGGGCCGACGAGGTGCTCGCCCTCCTGCCCCGCGCGACGGGCCGGCTGCGGATCGCGGCCTTCGACCCGACGCCCACCGAGCCCGACGTGCGGATGCTGCTGCGCATGCTCGCCGATCGCGGCCACCGCATCCTGCTGCCGGTGCATGCGGGCGAGGGGATCGACTGGGCCGCATGGGACGGGACCTCCCCGCTCTCGCCGCCTCCCGCGCGAGGCTTCGGCAGGGAGCCGTCGGGCCCGCGCGAGGGCGCCGACGCCCTGGCCCGGACGGATCTCGTGCTCGCCCCGGCCCTCGCCGTGGACCGCTCCGGCACGCGGCTGGGGCACGGCGGCGGCTACTACGACAGAGCGCTCGACCACGCGCGCACGGCCGTGGTCGTCGCCGTCGTCCATCCCTGGGAGGTCCTGGCCCCGGACGCCCTGCCGCGCGAGGCCCACGACCGCCCGGCGCACGCCGTGCTCACCACCGACGGTGTGGAGCGGCTCGGGTCCTGA
- a CDS encoding FmdB family zinc ribbon protein, with product MPTYAYACKNCGHRFEKYQSFSEDSLKLCPECGQSALRKVFDSVGVVFKGSGFYSTDSASSRTASSASSDSSDSTSSSDSSSSSDSSSSASSSKETSSASSGSSKAPAAASAAD from the coding sequence GTGCCCACGTACGCGTACGCCTGCAAGAACTGCGGCCATCGTTTCGAGAAGTACCAGAGCTTCAGCGAGGACTCGCTGAAGCTCTGCCCCGAGTGCGGGCAGTCCGCTCTGCGCAAGGTCTTCGACAGCGTGGGCGTCGTGTTCAAGGGCTCGGGCTTCTACTCGACGGACTCCGCGTCCTCGCGCACCGCCTCCTCGGCGTCGTCGGACTCCTCGGACTCCACGAGCTCGTCCGATTCCTCGAGCTCCTCCGACTCCTCGAGCAGCGCCTCCTCGTCGAAGGAGACCTCGAGCGCGTCGAGCGGCTCGTCCAAGGCCCCTGCGGCCGCCTCCGCCGCGGACTGA
- a CDS encoding SAF domain-containing protein, with protein sequence MLRRLHDSLPRWHRAVRRRRRLLSILLTALLAVAVLPGLLPASADARGVLVAAHDLPAGSVIQSGDLREAEVADALVPEDSTSDPSRLEGLRLSRGVGAGEVLAPQRLREEAQSPPLAGRAVVVVPVPPALLPHLASGDELSLVVSTEMPGDTRRIDAMVVEVPADATATGPMGAVSSTDAVEILVAVDPSHTGEVAHAVREGWLEIAIMF encoded by the coding sequence ATGCTGCGACGACTGCACGACTCCCTCCCCCGCTGGCATCGAGCCGTCCGTCGGCGACGGCGCCTGCTGAGCATCCTGCTCACCGCGTTGCTCGCCGTGGCGGTCCTGCCCGGGCTGCTGCCCGCGTCGGCCGATGCGCGCGGCGTGCTCGTGGCCGCGCACGACCTCCCCGCGGGCAGCGTGATCCAGTCCGGGGACCTGCGCGAGGCCGAGGTCGCCGATGCACTCGTCCCCGAGGACTCGACCTCGGATCCCTCACGGCTGGAGGGCCTGCGCCTCTCGCGCGGCGTGGGCGCCGGGGAGGTTCTCGCCCCGCAGAGGCTGCGCGAGGAGGCGCAGTCCCCGCCGCTCGCGGGACGGGCCGTGGTGGTCGTGCCCGTGCCCCCCGCGCTGCTGCCGCACCTCGCCTCGGGCGACGAGCTCAGCCTCGTCGTCTCGACCGAGATGCCCGGTGACACGCGCAGGATCGATGCGATGGTCGTCGAGGTCCCGGCCGACGCGACGGCGACGGGCCCGATGGGCGCCGTGTCCAGCACGGATGCTGTGGAGATCCTCGTCGCCGTGGATCCGTCGCACACGGGAGAAGTCGCTCACGCCGTGCGTGAAGGCTGGCTCGAGATCGCGATCATGTTCTAA
- the mscL gene encoding large conductance mechanosensitive channel protein MscL, whose translation MKGFKDFVMQGNVIDLAVGVVIGGAFTALVTAFVTYIINPIVAAAGGADSIGLGYQLISSNENTFINVGEVISAVITFLITAAVVYFVFVLPMAKARRMAMIRRGEDPDAPEATPEDIALLTEIRDALQNKDSSTPGQTPQQ comes from the coding sequence GTGAAGGGCTTCAAGGACTTCGTCATGCAGGGCAACGTCATCGACCTCGCCGTCGGTGTCGTGATCGGCGGTGCCTTCACCGCTCTGGTCACCGCCTTCGTCACGTACATCATCAACCCGATCGTGGCTGCGGCCGGCGGTGCGGACAGCATCGGCCTGGGCTACCAGCTCATCTCCAGCAACGAGAACACGTTCATCAACGTCGGCGAGGTCATCTCCGCCGTCATCACGTTCCTCATCACCGCCGCGGTGGTGTACTTCGTGTTCGTGCTGCCGATGGCCAAGGCCCGTCGCATGGCCATGATCCGTCGCGGCGAGGACCCCGACGCCCCGGAGGCCACCCCGGAGGACATCGCGCTGCTCACCGAGATCCGCGACGCCCTCCAGAACAAGGACTCGAGCACGCCGGGCCAGACCCCGCAGCAGTGA
- a CDS encoding A/G-specific adenine glycosylase, with the protein MPAESPVTAPDPVGLLDGSGIDAVIDWFARAGRELPWRASDASAWGILVSEIMLQQTPVVRVLPRWQEWMRRWPRPQDLAEAPTADVLRAWDRLGYPRRALRLQACARAIVEEHGGEVPVGLEALRALPGIGEYTAAAVTAFAHHERAVVADTNIRRVLVRCVRGEAFPGSTFTASQRALATEVLPAETERSVRWNQAVMELGALVCTSRSPHCEVCPLAPHCAWLAKGRPADSGTRARTQAFEGTDRQMRGRIMALLREGPASRERIAQLRTDEADDRVPRCLDSLVADGLAVVEDRTVRLP; encoded by the coding sequence GTGCCCGCCGAATCCCCCGTGACCGCTCCCGACCCCGTCGGGCTGCTCGACGGCAGCGGGATCGACGCGGTGATCGACTGGTTCGCCCGCGCAGGACGCGAGCTGCCGTGGCGGGCGAGCGATGCGAGCGCCTGGGGCATCCTGGTCTCGGAGATCATGCTCCAGCAGACCCCCGTGGTGCGGGTCCTCCCCCGCTGGCAGGAGTGGATGCGGCGCTGGCCCCGACCGCAGGATCTCGCCGAGGCGCCGACGGCCGACGTGCTGCGCGCATGGGACCGCCTGGGCTACCCGCGCCGTGCGCTGCGCCTGCAGGCCTGCGCCCGCGCCATCGTCGAGGAGCACGGCGGAGAGGTGCCCGTCGGGCTCGAGGCTCTGCGGGCCCTGCCGGGGATCGGCGAGTACACCGCGGCCGCCGTCACCGCCTTCGCCCACCATGAGCGCGCGGTGGTCGCGGACACCAACATCCGACGGGTGCTCGTGCGCTGCGTGCGCGGGGAGGCCTTCCCCGGCAGCACTTTCACCGCATCCCAGCGGGCGCTGGCCACCGAGGTCCTTCCCGCCGAGACCGAGCGGTCGGTGCGCTGGAACCAGGCGGTGATGGAGCTCGGCGCGCTCGTGTGCACGTCCCGCTCCCCGCACTGCGAGGTCTGCCCGCTGGCCCCGCACTGCGCATGGCTGGCCAAGGGACGTCCGGCGGACTCCGGGACACGTGCCCGCACCCAGGCCTTCGAGGGCACCGACCGTCAGATGCGCGGCAGGATCATGGCGCTGCTGCGCGAGGGGCCCGCGAGCAGGGAGCGGATCGCGCAGCTGCGCACCGACGAGGCCGACGACAGGGTGCCGCGCTGCCTGGACTCCCTCGTCGCCGACGGCCTCGCTGTGGTCGAAGACCGAACCGTTCGCCTGCCCTGA